The following are from one region of the Polaribacter marinaquae genome:
- the fahA gene encoding fumarylacetoacetase, with translation MIITANNPNRKSWLKVEEDSDFPIQNIPFGVFITRDDIITIGSRIGDFAIDLGALHQLGYFEGIPLTDDIFLQDNLNDFIADGRKTWRLVRNRIAEIFDVTNGNLRDNANHKDKIIFRMDEVEMLLPVSVGDYTDFYASKEHATNVGSLFRDPENALLPNWLHIPIGYHGRSSSIIPSGTPIRRPLGQTKPAEGSKTPGFGPSKLLDFELEMAFITTDANVLGDRIPIEEAEEYIFGLVQFNDWSARDIQAWEYVPLGPFLGKNFASTISPWIVTLDALEPFRTENPKQVHEPLPYLKQEGKGSYDINLQVGIQPENGEETIVANSNFKYMYWTMAQQLAHHTVNGCPVEAGDMMGSGTISGPTKDSFGSMLELTWRGQNPITLKDGTTRKFINDNDTVIMRAHCKNDTIRIGFGECIGKVLPAK, from the coding sequence ATGATCATAACAGCAAATAATCCGAATAGAAAATCATGGTTAAAGGTAGAAGAAGATTCAGATTTTCCGATACAAAATATACCGTTTGGGGTTTTTATTACAAGAGATGATATTATTACAATAGGAAGTAGAATTGGCGATTTTGCTATTGATCTAGGCGCTTTACACCAATTAGGTTATTTTGAAGGAATACCATTAACAGATGATATTTTCTTACAAGATAATTTAAATGATTTTATTGCAGATGGTAGAAAAACTTGGCGTTTGGTTAGAAATAGAATTGCAGAAATTTTTGATGTAACAAATGGCAATTTAAGAGACAACGCAAACCATAAAGACAAAATTATCTTTAGAATGGATGAAGTTGAAATGCTTTTACCCGTTTCTGTAGGCGATTATACAGATTTTTATGCAAGTAAAGAGCACGCTACAAACGTTGGTTCTTTGTTTAGAGATCCAGAAAATGCATTATTACCAAACTGGTTACATATACCAATTGGTTACCATGGTAGAAGTTCTTCTATAATACCTTCTGGTACACCAATTAGAAGGCCGTTAGGACAAACAAAACCTGCTGAAGGAAGTAAAACTCCTGGTTTTGGACCATCTAAATTATTAGATTTTGAATTAGAAATGGCATTTATTACTACGGATGCAAATGTACTTGGAGACAGAATTCCTATCGAAGAAGCAGAAGAATATATTTTTGGTTTAGTACAATTTAACGATTGGTCTGCAAGAGATATTCAAGCTTGGGAATATGTGCCATTAGGCCCTTTCTTAGGAAAGAATTTTGCTTCTACAATTTCACCTTGGATTGTTACTTTAGATGCATTAGAGCCTTTTAGAACAGAAAACCCGAAGCAAGTGCATGAGCCTTTACCTTATTTAAAGCAAGAAGGAAAAGGTAGTTACGATATTAATTTGCAAGTTGGTATTCAGCCAGAAAATGGTGAAGAAACAATTGTTGCAAACTCTAATTTTAAATATATGTACTGGACTATGGCACAGCAATTAGCGCATCATACCGTTAATGGTTGTCCTGTAGAAGCTGGTGACATGATGGGTTCTGGTACAATTTCTGGACCAACCAAAGATAGTTTTGGTTCTATGTTAGAGTTAACTTGGCGTGGACAAAACCCAATTACTTTAAAAGACGGAACTACACGTAAGTTTATAAACGATAACGATACTGTTATTATGCGTGCACATTGTAAAAATGATACCATAAGAATTGGTTTTGGAGAATGTATTGGTAAAGTTTTACCCGCCAAATAA
- a CDS encoding FUSC family protein → MKEKLKHLELFLKSSDFNRGIRIGVAIAIPFALLYFLGYFEYAPAIAVGTFLNSPSDIPGSIKRKVNAILISILLSMVITAAILFAKPFLVVLILVITIISFIVSLLSVYGFRASLVSFSGLLAMIIAFAIQKQTTQEILVHLGLMTLGGLWYLVVSYVFQKLAPKKDQNQLLSDSLLLIGEYLKLRAKLLTKKTKRDELLKKTFVLQNQINEKHETLREALLTARKRSGRSRYEEKQLLIFVSSIKIFELIEAKHLDYKMIDSIFGERKSFLKASKKLNKIMGNHLIVLSELLIQNEKIPNKDVLLKALSKTKESINQYVESVQLPEAREGALVLQNLYDYQEQLLEEIRVIRRVMANVHDASKISLKRESSNQFLTLQEYRFNVLLQNLSLKSTIFRHSLRLTFALVFGYLFGYFLEIQNTYWILLTIIVIMRPSYGLTRLRTKDRIIGTLIGAAIALSIVSITQNIVVYSILAFSSLIFAVSLLQQNYKSVAALVTISIVFVYSLMNPDAYEVIQYRVLDTIIGAIIAIVTNYLILPTWEIDNQKQILVNALKMNKNYLLATQELYKNPDINKLHYNLARKEVFLAISNLNASFQRLTQDPKSKQKEFELVYEIVTINQTMVSAIASIGNFIINHKTTPASKEFDILIDKISNSLQLACTNLQVKTSNAKVAEEIVEKAENKLLNAYQKLSNLRDESIKKGNTEIDQKTLHALQEAYLISNHMVWLKSLSESLKKATNKYKKTILENQLTH, encoded by the coding sequence TTGAAAGAGAAATTAAAACATTTAGAGTTATTCTTAAAAAGTTCTGATTTTAATCGAGGCATTAGAATTGGTGTTGCAATTGCAATACCATTTGCCCTACTCTACTTTTTAGGATATTTTGAATACGCACCTGCAATTGCAGTTGGTACTTTTTTAAATTCACCAAGTGATATACCTGGAAGTATCAAAAGAAAAGTAAATGCTATTTTAATAAGTATTCTATTATCAATGGTTATTACGGCAGCAATATTATTTGCTAAACCTTTTTTAGTGGTTTTAATTTTAGTAATTACAATTATTTCGTTTATAGTTTCTTTGTTATCTGTTTATGGTTTTAGAGCTTCGTTGGTTTCTTTTTCTGGTTTATTAGCAATGATTATTGCTTTTGCCATTCAGAAACAAACTACTCAAGAAATATTAGTACACCTTGGTTTAATGACTCTTGGCGGGTTATGGTATTTAGTGGTTTCTTATGTTTTTCAAAAACTAGCTCCTAAAAAAGATCAAAATCAATTATTATCTGACTCTTTATTACTAATTGGCGAATATTTAAAATTAAGAGCAAAACTTTTAACTAAAAAAACAAAAAGAGACGAGTTACTTAAAAAAACTTTTGTTCTTCAGAATCAAATTAATGAAAAACACGAAACTTTAAGAGAAGCATTACTTACCGCAAGAAAACGCTCTGGTAGATCTAGATACGAAGAAAAACAATTACTGATTTTTGTTTCATCAATAAAAATTTTCGAATTAATTGAAGCAAAGCATTTAGATTATAAAATGATTGATTCTATTTTTGGGGAACGAAAATCATTTTTAAAAGCATCTAAAAAACTAAACAAAATTATGGGAAACCATCTTATTGTTTTATCTGAATTATTAATTCAGAACGAAAAAATACCTAATAAAGATGTTTTATTAAAAGCTCTTTCAAAAACAAAAGAATCTATTAATCAATATGTAGAAAGTGTTCAACTGCCAGAAGCAAGAGAAGGTGCTTTAGTGTTGCAAAACTTATACGATTATCAAGAGCAATTATTAGAAGAAATAAGAGTAATTAGACGTGTAATGGCCAATGTACATGATGCATCTAAAATTTCTTTAAAAAGAGAAAGTTCAAATCAGTTTTTAACATTACAAGAATATCGTTTTAATGTATTATTGCAGAATTTAAGCTTAAAATCTACCATTTTTAGACACTCTCTAAGATTAACATTTGCCTTGGTTTTTGGTTATCTCTTCGGATATTTTCTAGAAATACAAAATACCTATTGGATTTTATTAACCATAATCGTAATCATGCGACCAAGTTACGGTTTAACACGTTTAAGAACCAAAGATCGAATTATAGGAACTTTAATTGGTGCTGCAATTGCTTTAAGTATTGTTTCTATAACTCAAAATATTGTAGTTTATAGCATTTTAGCTTTTTCTTCATTAATTTTTGCTGTTTCATTGTTGCAACAAAATTATAAATCTGTAGCAGCTTTGGTAACAATAAGTATTGTATTTGTATACTCTTTAATGAACCCTGATGCATATGAAGTAATTCAGTACAGAGTTTTAGATACTATTATAGGAGCTATAATTGCCATTGTAACTAATTATTTAATACTTCCTACTTGGGAAATCGATAATCAGAAACAAATTTTAGTAAATGCGCTTAAAATGAATAAAAATTATCTTTTAGCAACGCAAGAACTATATAAAAACCCAGATATCAATAAATTACATTATAATTTAGCTCGAAAAGAAGTATTTTTAGCAATAAGTAATTTAAATGCTTCTTTTCAAAGATTAACTCAAGATCCTAAATCAAAACAAAAAGAATTTGAATTGGTGTATGAAATTGTAACCATTAACCAAACTATGGTTTCTGCAATTGCTTCTATTGGTAACTTTATAATCAATCATAAAACGACACCAGCTTCTAAAGAATTTGATATTTTAATTGATAAAATTAGCAACTCTTTACAACTAGCTTGTACCAATTTACAAGTAAAAACTAGCAATGCTAAAGTAGCAGAAGAAATTGTAGAAAAAGCAGAAAACAAACTTTTAAATGCGTATCAAAAATTATCTAATTTAAGAGATGAAAGCATTAAAAAAGGCAATACCGAAATAGACCAAAAAACATTGCATGCACTGCAAGAAGCCTATTTAATTTCTAATCATATGGTTTGGTTAAAATCACTATCAGAAAGTTTAAAAAAAGCTACAAATAAGTACAAAAAAACTATTTTAGAAAACCAATTAACTCACTAA
- a CDS encoding carbon-nitrogen hydrolase family protein, with product MIQNIENIELHYLTLNDYKQLKEAMIEAYASMPDSYWKEDQIKALIDKFPEGQVVIKINGELAGCALSIILDYDSFDDQHTYKEITGAFTFNTHNTSGDVLYGIDVFIKSEYRGLRLGRRLYDYRKELTEKLNLRGIAFGGRIPNYHKFSNKLSPKEYIEKVKRKEIHDPVLNFQISNDFHPSKILKGYLEGDENSGEFAVLLEWDNIYYQKKSKRATSNKKVVRLGLIQWQMRLYKDLEELMQQAEYFVDAVSAYRSDFALFPEFFNAPLMAANNHLPESQAIRELAKYTPEIVQKFSELAITYNINIITGSMPEIKDGLLYNVGYLCKRDGTTDRYEKLHVTPDEAKVWGMQGGNELKTFDTDCGKIGILICYDSEFPELSRLLADEGMDILFIPFLTDTQNGYSRVRHCAQARAIENECYVAIAGSVGNLPKVNNMDIQYAQSMVFTPCDFSFPANGIKAEATTNTEMILIADVDLDLLKDLNKFGSVRNLKDRRKDIFELKKKK from the coding sequence ATGATACAAAACATAGAGAATATTGAGCTTCATTATTTAACATTAAATGACTACAAACAGTTAAAAGAAGCAATGATTGAAGCATATGCAAGTATGCCAGATTCTTATTGGAAAGAAGACCAAATTAAGGCTTTAATTGATAAATTTCCAGAAGGACAAGTAGTGATAAAAATTAACGGAGAATTAGCGGGTTGCGCTCTTTCGATAATTTTAGATTACGATAGTTTTGATGACCAACATACGTATAAAGAAATAACAGGCGCATTTACATTTAATACGCATAATACAAGCGGTGATGTTTTATACGGCATTGATGTTTTTATTAAATCTGAATATAGAGGTTTACGTTTAGGTAGAAGGTTGTATGATTACAGAAAAGAATTAACAGAAAAACTAAACTTAAGAGGCATCGCTTTTGGCGGTAGAATTCCTAATTATCACAAGTTTTCTAATAAATTATCCCCAAAAGAATACATAGAAAAAGTAAAAAGAAAAGAAATTCATGATCCTGTTTTAAATTTTCAAATTTCTAATGATTTTCATCCTTCAAAAATTTTAAAGGGATATTTAGAAGGTGATGAAAATTCTGGTGAGTTTGCTGTATTACTAGAATGGGATAACATTTATTATCAAAAAAAATCTAAAAGAGCAACGAGTAATAAAAAAGTGGTTCGATTAGGATTAATACAATGGCAAATGCGCTTGTACAAAGATTTGGAAGAATTAATGCAACAAGCAGAATATTTTGTAGATGCCGTTTCTGCATACCGATCGGATTTTGCGCTTTTTCCAGAGTTTTTTAATGCACCTTTAATGGCTGCTAATAATCATTTACCAGAATCGCAAGCCATAAGAGAATTGGCTAAATATACGCCAGAAATTGTTCAAAAATTCTCTGAATTAGCTATAACATACAACATCAATATCATTACCGGTAGTATGCCAGAAATTAAAGATGGCTTATTGTATAATGTTGGTTATCTATGTAAAAGAGATGGTACAACAGACCGTTACGAAAAACTACATGTTACACCAGATGAAGCAAAGGTTTGGGGAATGCAAGGTGGTAATGAATTAAAAACTTTTGATACCGATTGTGGTAAAATAGGTATTTTAATTTGTTACGATTCTGAGTTTCCAGAATTAAGTAGATTGCTTGCAGATGAAGGTATGGATATTCTATTTATTCCTTTTTTAACCGACACACAAAATGGCTATTCTAGAGTTAGACATTGTGCGCAAGCAAGAGCTATAGAAAATGAATGTTATGTGGCCATTGCTGGTAGTGTTGGTAATTTACCAAAAGTAAATAATATGGATATACAATATGCCCAATCTATGGTTTTTACGCCTTGTGATTTTTCTTTTCCGGCTAACGGAATTAAAGCAGAAGCAACTACAAACACAGAAATGATTTTAATTGCTGATGTTGATTTAGATTTATTAAAAGATTTAAACAAATTTGGTTCTGTTAGAAACTTAAAAGACAGAAGAAAAGATATTTTTGAATTGAAAAAGAAGAAATAA
- a CDS encoding deoxyhypusine synthase family protein: MNTNQKPISEFIEKYFLHFNAAALVDAAKSYETQLNKGNKMLVSLAGAMSTAELGKIFAEMIRQDKVHIISCTGANLEEDVMNLVAHSHYKRVPNYRDLTPQDEWDLLEKGLNRVTDTCIPEEEAFRRIQEHIVKIWKDAEANGERYLPHEYMYKLLLSGVLEEHYEIDLKDSWMYAAAEKNLPIVVPGWEDSTMGNIFASYVLKGELQASTVKSGIEYMTFLADWYTENSKNGIGFFQIGGGIAGDFPICVVPMLYQDMERTDTPFWSYFCQISDSTTSYGSYSGAVPNEKITWGKLDIDTPKFIIESDATIVAPLIFAYLLEM, translated from the coding sequence ATGAATACTAATCAAAAACCAATATCAGAATTTATAGAAAAGTATTTTCTTCACTTTAATGCAGCGGCTTTAGTAGATGCTGCAAAAAGTTATGAAACGCAACTTAATAAAGGAAACAAAATGTTGGTTTCTTTAGCTGGTGCAATGAGTACGGCAGAATTGGGTAAAATTTTTGCAGAAATGATTCGTCAAGATAAAGTTCATATTATCTCTTGTACAGGCGCAAATTTAGAGGAAGATGTTATGAATTTAGTAGCACATTCTCACTATAAGCGTGTACCGAATTATAGAGATTTAACACCGCAAGACGAATGGGATTTATTAGAAAAAGGCTTAAATAGAGTTACAGATACTTGTATACCAGAAGAAGAAGCTTTTAGAAGAATTCAAGAGCATATTGTAAAAATTTGGAAAGATGCAGAGGCGAACGGAGAACGTTATTTACCGCACGAGTATATGTACAAGTTGTTACTTTCTGGTGTTTTAGAAGAGCATTATGAAATAGATTTAAAAGATTCTTGGATGTATGCGGCGGCAGAAAAAAACTTGCCAATTGTTGTACCTGGTTGGGAAGATTCTACAATGGGTAACATTTTTGCATCTTATGTTTTAAAAGGAGAATTACAAGCTTCTACAGTAAAATCTGGAATAGAGTATATGACCTTTTTAGCCGATTGGTATACAGAGAATTCTAAAAACGGCATTGGTTTTTTTCAAATAGGTGGTGGAATTGCTGGTGATTTTCCTATTTGTGTTGTACCAATGTTGTATCAAGATATGGAAAGAACTGATACACCATTTTGGAGTTATTTTTGTCAAATTTCTGATTCTACAACAAGTTATGGATCCTATTCTGGAGCAGTTCCTAATGAAAAAATCACTTGGGGAAAATTAGATATAGATACACCTAAGTTTATCATAGAAAGTGATGCAACTATTGTGGCGCCTTTAATATTTGCTTATTTACTAGAAATGTAA
- the speB gene encoding agmatinase has product MNTNKTYAGIPQEFGNLSTSKIVIIPVPYDGTSTWQKGADKGPEAFLNASENMELYDIETDTEVYKEGVYLADAITENSSPEAMVEEVHQITKKYINRNKFVTVFGGEHSISIGTIRAFNECFSDLTVLHIDAHADLRKEYEGSSCNHACAVYEANQNTNLVQVGIRSMDISEKRNMNLDKVFFAHDMAVNEDWMEDVIDQLGKNVFITFDLDALDPSIMPSTGTPEPGGLFYYETLEFLKTVFEQKNVVGFDMVELCPNENEKSSDFLAAKLFYKMLSYKFSSNEDSYDIGEDLTKENVFKKVAKFKNDEDEY; this is encoded by the coding sequence ATGAACACAAATAAAACATATGCAGGAATTCCGCAGGAGTTCGGAAACCTGTCAACTTCAAAAATAGTAATTATCCCTGTTCCTTATGATGGCACAAGTACATGGCAAAAAGGTGCAGACAAAGGTCCGGAAGCATTTTTAAATGCATCAGAAAACATGGAGCTGTATGATATAGAAACAGATACAGAGGTTTACAAAGAAGGCGTTTATTTAGCTGACGCGATTACTGAAAATTCATCTCCAGAAGCAATGGTAGAAGAAGTACATCAAATAACAAAAAAATATATCAATAGAAATAAATTTGTAACTGTTTTTGGTGGAGAACATTCTATTTCTATAGGGACAATTAGAGCATTTAACGAGTGTTTTAGCGATTTAACAGTACTACATATTGATGCACATGCAGATTTAAGAAAAGAATATGAAGGTTCTTCTTGTAACCATGCTTGTGCTGTTTATGAGGCAAATCAAAATACAAATTTGGTGCAAGTTGGTATTAGAAGTATGGATATTTCTGAAAAAAGAAATATGAATTTAGATAAGGTATTCTTTGCACACGATATGGCTGTAAATGAAGATTGGATGGAAGATGTTATCGACCAATTAGGTAAAAATGTTTTTATTACGTTTGATTTGGATGCTTTAGATCCGTCGATTATGCCATCTACAGGAACACCAGAACCAGGTGGATTGTTTTATTATGAAACGTTAGAATTTTTAAAAACAGTATTCGAGCAAAAAAATGTTGTTGGTTTTGATATGGTTGAACTTTGCCCAAATGAAAATGAAAAATCATCTGATTTTTTAGCAGCAAAATTATTTTACAAAATGTTAAGTTATAAGTTTTCATCAAATGAAGATTCTTATGATATAGGAGAAGATCTTACAAAAGAAAATGTGTTTAAAAAAGTGGCAAAATTTAAAAATGATGAAGATGAATACTAA
- a CDS encoding arginine decarboxylase, with product MNTKYKDLIEQTFDFPQEEFKTENNKLFWHGINLMELTAKYGAPLKFTYLPKISENINKAKEWFENSMQKHNYKADYFYSYCTKSSHFKHVLNEALKNDIHIETSSAFDIDIVKKLKAEGKIKDNTFVICNGFKRDQYIKNIGDLINSDYKNVIPIIDNFEELPLLQKETEKPFKVGIRIASEEEPKFEFYTSRLGIGYKNIVSFYEREIANNTQVDLKMLHFFINTGIKDNAYYWNELMKCLNVYINLKKVCPSLDSLNIGGGFPIKNSLGFEYDYQYMIDEIINQIKLACEEADVDVPNIFTEFGSFTVGESGAAIYEILYQKKQNDRERWNMINSSFITTLPDSWAINKRFIMLPINKWNKQYERVLLGGLTCDSDDYYNSEQHINGIYLPVYEKNNPLYIGFFNTGAYQESIGGFGGLQHCLIPHPKHLLIDRDENGELTFNVFKEQQKSNELLSILGY from the coding sequence GTGAACACAAAATATAAAGATTTAATCGAACAAACGTTCGATTTTCCTCAAGAAGAATTTAAAACTGAAAACAATAAATTATTCTGGCACGGAATAAATTTAATGGAATTAACAGCCAAATATGGTGCACCGTTAAAGTTTACCTACTTGCCAAAAATATCAGAAAACATCAATAAAGCAAAAGAATGGTTTGAAAATAGTATGCAAAAGCATAACTATAAAGCAGACTATTTTTATAGTTATTGTACTAAAAGTTCTCATTTTAAGCATGTTTTAAATGAAGCTTTAAAAAATGATATTCATATAGAAACTTCATCTGCTTTTGATATCGATATTGTAAAAAAATTAAAAGCAGAAGGTAAAATTAAAGACAACACATTTGTAATATGTAATGGATTTAAAAGGGATCAATACATTAAAAATATTGGTGATTTAATTAATTCTGATTATAAAAATGTAATTCCTATTATTGATAATTTTGAGGAGTTACCGTTGTTGCAAAAAGAAACAGAAAAACCTTTTAAGGTTGGTATTAGAATTGCATCCGAAGAAGAACCAAAATTCGAATTTTACACATCTAGATTAGGTATTGGCTATAAAAATATTGTTTCTTTTTATGAAAGAGAAATTGCTAATAATACTCAAGTAGATTTAAAAATGCTACATTTTTTTATCAATACAGGCATAAAAGACAATGCTTATTATTGGAACGAGTTGATGAAGTGTTTAAACGTTTATATCAACCTTAAAAAAGTTTGTCCGTCTTTAGATAGTTTAAATATTGGTGGTGGTTTTCCCATAAAAAACTCTTTGGGTTTTGAATATGATTATCAATATATGATTGATGAAATTATCAATCAAATTAAATTGGCTTGCGAAGAAGCAGATGTAGATGTACCAAACATTTTTACAGAATTTGGAAGCTTTACTGTTGGCGAATCCGGTGCTGCTATTTATGAAATTTTATATCAGAAAAAACAAAACGATAGAGAAAGATGGAACATGATAAACTCGTCTTTTATTACAACGTTACCAGATTCTTGGGCAATTAATAAACGCTTTATTATGCTGCCAATTAATAAGTGGAACAAGCAGTACGAACGAGTTTTGTTGGGCGGTTTAACTTGCGACAGTGATGATTATTACAATTCTGAACAACATATAAACGGAATTTATTTACCTGTTTATGAGAAGAATAATCCGTTATACATCGGTTTCTTTAATACCGGTGCGTATCAAGAATCTATAGGTGGTTTTGGTGGTTTGCAACATTGTTTAATTCCGCACCCAAAACACTTATTAATCGATAGAGATGAAAACGGAGAATTAACTTTTAACGTTTTTAAAGAACAACAAAAAAGCAACGAATTATTATCAATATTAGGTTATTAA
- a CDS encoding DEAD/DEAH box helicase, giving the protein MAETNTSQVKVGKELYGYQKDALQEIFNRFETAPKDYHLLYQLPTGGGKTVIFSEIVRRYIEKFQKKVLVLTHRIELSKQTSKMLNEFGVHNKIINSTAKLDDQNDFNCFVAMVETLKNRLTDDKLDISDIGLVIVDEAHYNSFTKIFKFFNDSFILGVTATPLSSNIKLPMYENYQELFVGEPIHHLIESGYLAQANMYSYNVGLTSLEVGANGDYTVKSSEDLYMNTDMLTKLVSAYEETAKGKKTLIFNNGINTSIQVFHAFKKAGYPIAHLDNTNTKKERELILKWFHKTPNAIITSVSILTTGFDEPSIEAIILNRATKSLTLYYQMIGRGSRILGDKKTFEVIDLGNNFHRFGPWGADLDWQKMFRAPDYYLDSILSDEEIESTFKYELPADIKKEFAKSTDTYFDMKKVYIDTIKAGESSKRVLEKSIVHHAKMCIENSEDVFDALILAKMIGEEIDDRINRYAKCISKSTHNFVTWLKDDYRKKLNAYLRANFDEDFEKIHGHPPIEE; this is encoded by the coding sequence TTGGCAGAAACAAACACTTCACAAGTAAAGGTAGGAAAAGAATTATACGGATATCAAAAAGATGCACTTCAAGAGATTTTTAATCGTTTTGAAACTGCACCAAAAGATTATCATTTATTATATCAATTACCTACAGGAGGTGGTAAAACTGTTATTTTTTCTGAAATTGTTCGACGTTACATAGAAAAATTTCAGAAGAAAGTATTAGTTTTAACACACAGAATAGAATTAAGCAAGCAAACATCTAAGATGCTTAATGAGTTTGGTGTGCACAATAAAATTATTAATTCTACAGCCAAATTAGACGATCAAAACGATTTTAATTGTTTTGTTGCCATGGTAGAAACGCTAAAGAATAGACTTACAGATGATAAGTTAGACATTTCTGATATCGGTTTGGTTATTGTAGATGAGGCGCATTATAACTCTTTTACTAAAATATTTAAGTTTTTTAATGATTCTTTTATTTTAGGTGTAACAGCTACTCCTTTAAGTTCTAACATTAAATTACCAATGTACGAGAACTACCAAGAACTTTTTGTAGGAGAACCAATTCATCATTTAATAGAAAGTGGTTATTTAGCACAAGCAAATATGTATTCTTACAATGTTGGTTTAACTTCTTTAGAAGTTGGTGCTAACGGAGATTATACAGTAAAATCTTCTGAAGATTTGTATATGAATACAGACATGCTTACTAAATTAGTAAGCGCTTACGAAGAAACAGCTAAAGGTAAAAAAACACTTATTTTTAATAATGGTATTAATACTTCGATACAAGTATTTCATGCATTTAAAAAAGCGGGGTACCCAATTGCCCATTTAGATAATACAAATACTAAAAAAGAAAGAGAGCTTATTTTAAAGTGGTTTCATAAAACACCAAACGCTATTATTACTTCTGTAAGTATTTTAACTACAGGTTTTGATGAGCCAAGTATAGAAGCCATTATTTTAAATAGAGCAACAAAATCGCTTACTTTATATTACCAAATGATTGGTCGTGGTTCTCGTATTTTAGGAGACAAGAAAACTTTTGAAGTTATCGATTTAGGTAACAACTTTCATAGATTTGGACCTTGGGGTGCAGATTTAGATTGGCAAAAAATGTTTAGAGCGCCAGATTATTATTTAGATTCTATACTTTCTGATGAAGAAATCGAAAGTACTTTTAAATACGAACTACCTGCAGATATTAAAAAAGAATTTGCAAAATCTACAGATACTTATTTCGATATGAAAAAAGTATATATAGATACAATTAAAGCAGGTGAATCTTCAAAGCGAGTATTAGAAAAATCGATAGTACATCATGCAAAAATGTGTATCGAAAATAGTGAAGATGTTTTTGATGCTTTAATTTTAGCAAAAATGATAGGTGAAGAAATTGATGATAGAATTAATAGATATGCTAAATGTATTTCTAAAAGTACACACAATTTTGTTACTTGGTTAAAAGATGATTATCGAAAGAAATTAAATGCATATTTACGTGCAAATTTCGACGAAGATTTCGAAAAAATTCATGGGCATCCGCCAATTGAAGAATAA
- the ytxJ gene encoding bacillithiol system redox-active protein YtxJ, protein MGIFNNVFGGNSDKKSKPEKKSYLNWIPLNSIDQLEIIEKQSETEAVLIFKHSTRCGISSMVIKQFENLFLEEHQNLKVYYLDLLSYRNISDEVGYKFQIMHQSPQLIVVKNGVSVHNASHYDITQTNLSRFI, encoded by the coding sequence ATGGGTATATTTAACAACGTATTTGGAGGAAATAGTGATAAAAAATCAAAACCAGAAAAAAAGTCATATTTAAACTGGATTCCTTTAAATAGTATAGATCAATTAGAGATTATAGAGAAACAATCTGAAACAGAGGCTGTTTTAATTTTTAAACATTCTACTAGATGCGGAATTAGTAGTATGGTTATAAAACAGTTTGAAAACCTTTTTTTAGAAGAACATCAAAATTTAAAAGTCTATTATTTAGATTTATTAAGTTATAGAAATATTTCTGATGAAGTAGGGTATAAGTTTCAAATTATGCACCAATCACCACAACTAATTGTGGTAAAAAATGGTGTTTCTGTGCATAACGCATCGCATTATGATATCACTCAAACAAACTTATCAAGATTTATATAG